In the genome of Phragmites australis chromosome 9, lpPhrAust1.1, whole genome shotgun sequence, the window CGTTGACCGTACATAACCTGAGGTATTAATGATGGTGGTTTCTTGCTGTAGTTTTCCCAAGAATTGCAATGCGACCGAAACATGCTATGTTAATAGAGTTAAAATGACAAGCCACGTGTTCTTGATTCTGGACCATAGCTAGGATGAAAATGGAATGCCACATTCGATGTTTTTAATAGATCATTTAGTATACATAGGTCTAGAATTATCAGTGCAATCCCTCAATGAAAAATCCACTAAACAGTCTACAaaatggcaccaacaaatagaCAAGGATGGGCGAGTTGGGATTACAAACCGAACACAACAAATCGTATTTTTTAAAGATGATTATTACCCTCTACTAGCCATTTTGATCGGTCGTATTTTTCTGTCTGCAACCCCCCAGGCCCCTACCACGTACAAGACAATAATTTCGAAAATCCAGCTATTCAATTGCACACATTTTTTACATTCTTCACTTATTCTAGAACTGACTGATCACAATAACATACATTAACTAAACTTTTCAACGCTAAGTTCTAGGCCTTTACTGTCCAAAAGCCAGGAATTGTCACAATTTAGTATGCTGAGCTTTCAGCCCGGGAACAATTCCTAGGTCAATTAAAGATCAAATGTAGGAACCTCTCTTTTAAAAACAAACAATGTGGAGCGCCTTGTGAAGTGAAAAGATGTAAACCCAACAAGTGCTCTCCGAACCAAGCTAGATAGTCTCCTATCAGCAATTGACTAATAAGGGGAACCAACAAGTCGGGTTGGGAATTTTTCGTTGAAATCATCCCACCAATACAATGTAGCAGCCTTCCACCAGTCAATACACTAGGCACAAGTCTGCATTTTAAACAGAACTTCCTAAACTAATCACAATATATCTCTCTCTTTTGCACCTTCGATAATAGTCTCCAATAACAGAATGTAAAAGTGAAGCCAACATACACGGTTGCAGAGTTATTAGTAGGCAATAGGGGATCATGGAACAGAAGAATAATTTAAGGACAGTGATTGTATGAATAAGCCCACATACCATCTTGTCGTTAAGAGACCTTCAACACCGACAGGTCCGCGGGCATGTATGCGCCCTGTACTTATGCCAACCTATTCAAGAAATTCGAAATTGTTCaaagacaaaagaaaaaaatggttaTAATCACCAAGACAGCATACAGAGCAACTTATGCCATCCTACTCGAGATATTCCCAATGGATCAAAAGATGGAAAACTATCACTAAAaatgcattaaaaaaaattggaagtACCTCAGCACCCAGTCCAAAACGAGCCCCATCAGAGAACCGTGTACTAGCATTATGGAATACAGCAGCACTGTTGTAATTATAGAAGTAAAATATAGCACTTGTTAGTTATGTAACAGTCATTGAATACGTGAACAAAGAACTTTTTACACAACAATAGCAAAAATAAAGTATCTGTTATCACTAATTGCATAAGAGCAAAAGGGGGGTGCTGATGTGAAAAATACCTATCAACTTGACGCAGAAAAGTTTGTGCTACTTTATCATCTGTAGTGACAATGCAATCTGTATGTGCActgaaaagagaagagaaagcAGACAAAAAAAAGTTACGATGAATATCAGTTTCCTGGGGTTCAATAATTTAAGAGGGAGAACGACCACAGAACAACTTTTAGGTACCTTCCATAACGATGTATGTGATCAATTGCTGCATGTACATCATCAACAAACTCAACTGTGCAGGCCATAGAGCTATACTCGTGATGAAATGAAGCTGCATTTGGAAGGCCCAGTACTTCATGCGCAATAGGCCCACCATAAACATGAACTCCTGCAATACAGCATTTTTTCTGGATCATTGCATGAATGTAGATATTGGACAAGCCTTCATATGCCTTAAGTGGAATGTAAAGGTTACCAGGGCTCTATACAACATGATGCATCCAAAATGTAAAGCATTTTCCGTACAAGATATTGAAACATTTACTAACAACAACACTAACATCTAAAGAGTTGCATATATTACTTGTGCTGCTTCAGGCATTGCAGTGTTTCCCCCCCAAATACACTCGTTTTTAATGTACTAACTAGATCGTAAATGACGAGTTCGTTTTCGCACAATCTTAACAGAAGTATATTACGACAATTGGAAAAGATTCTTCAGTACCCCTAGCTTGATTCCACATCACAACACAATGCATAACAATGCCAAAGTAGCTATTATTCTATCCATATTTAGGATAGACATGAGGCATATGAAGCAACAAGGAGCCTACAGGCTCAGCGCAATCACAACACAATGCAGAACAACAATGCCAAAATAGCAATTATTCTCTCCTTATTTAGGCTACACACTAGGTGTATGAAGCAATGAGGAGCCATTATAGTACACAGGTTCAGCGCGGGTAGAAGTCAAACCTTCTGTTTTGAGTGTTAGCAGTATGTCATCAAGACCTGGAGCCTTCATAAGATATTTATGAACAAGTAATGTCTCCTGCAGAAAATAAAGCCAAAGTTTGTTACTTATTTGAAATATATGTAATGGTCTCCAGATGTTTGAAAAGTAACAACATCACAGGAGTTATGCTGAAAATATCATAAGAACTACCAAGATGTTCTTGCAAAGAAAAGGGTGAGTTACAGGGAATCAacattgcagtacgaaaatttTTAGTAATATACAAAGTTAAAAACTTTGAAATACAAAGTTTAATGAACTAAAGattgtatgtgcatatatgataatttgccaaaaactgattttttaaaaataaaataaaaattaaaaaaatggagGGACAATGACTCTAAAGTTGTCTACGTGAATGAAGGTTATTTGCTTGGTTCTTTTGAATGAACGAAGCACCATGAACTTACTTACACTTGAAGCTGACAGAGAAATGCAACAATATACACTGTACCAAATTAGACAAATACCATTGCATTGCAGGCTGCTGGGTAATCAATCTTGGAATCTATCACAATCTGTTTTGCCATATCCATGTCAGCTGATTTGTCGATGTATACATGACAGACACCAtctgcagaagaaaaaaaaatgcaaatcaaGCAACAGGCAACATTTAAAATTGCAGTGAACCGTTGGAAACAAAAAACAATGTTGAAAGATAACTTACCTGCATGGCCAAGAACAGGAATCTTTGTTGACGCCTTGATTTGAGAAACCAGCTTATTGCTGCCTCTTGGAATGACAAGATCAATGACATCATCAAGCTGTACAGCGTATTATGAGTTTAGGCATATAGGTAGAGACATTATTTTTGTAACCCTTTTGCATGCTCACCTTTAGCAAATCAGCAATTTCATCTCTACTTGTAACAAGGCCAATAAGTTTTTCACCAACATTGTCAGGAATGGCACCAATTATAACCTAAAAGACAACAAAGTAATATCTTTATGGACACCCATGTTAAAAACATATAATGTTAATAGTAAGAAAATACCTTATGCAATATTGCGTTTGATCTCATAGCTTCTTTTCCACCTTTAAGGAGAAGACCATTGCCACTTCGAATTGCTAAAGATGCAATCTACAGAATGACATCCAAGCTTAAAGCTAGTGTCTTAATATACTGCCTTTgtaaattatcataaaaaaaatacctgGACCAAGGCATCAGGCCGAGACTCGAAAACAATCAAGAGCACACCCAAAGGGCAAGATGTTTTCTCGAGAACTAAATTTTCAGCAACCTGAAAAGGTACTCTTTTGGTTAAAATACTTATAGAAGTAATAtctataatttaaaaaaatggaaaattcATTTGTAAGAGAGTTTAAAAGCGTAGTGTTCTATAAGTGCTCACCTCCATTCTTTTGAGTATCTGGTTAATGGGGTCTTCCATATTTGCAAGAGTGCGGATTGATTTTGCGAGGCTTGCTATCTAAACAGTGATGAAATACAAGCGGAATCAGATGACAAACAGTATcgagaaaggaaaaaatgtgCCACAtatacaaaaaaaatcaaagtagTTCATAAGGAACATGAAATCCCAGTCCAATTGCAGTTATTAACATATGCTAAAATATGTACAGGGCCTACCTTTCCTGGTTTCATGGTCAACCTAGCAACCAAAGACTTCTCATATCCAGCATCTTGTGCTGCAGCTACATCAGCTTCATTCTCAGTTCTAATTAAAACCTCACTTGCCTCTAAAGCATCTGCAACGTCAAGCAATATTTTCTTGCGCTCATCTGATGACAAATTCTGTTTCAGATGTCCATAGAATTAGTATAAACAATGCAGCAAAAATAGTGGGTTAAAAGTAGTTTGTATCTTATTTTGGGATAAAATACCTGCAGACGCCTTGAACATTCTCTTGCAGCAACAGCCATCTCACGAGCAGTAACATCTTTGGATGGTTCCCACAAACTTGCATCCTTATGAAAGAGTGTACCAATTTTCTCTCCACGGAGAACATTAACAATGCTCTGAGATGCAAATCCACTTCAAGGATAGTAACAAAGTTAACATCTTAACCATTCATGGAAGAGATAAACATAGCTGCAACATATGGACTTAACTGCTGATTCTATCAAGGTGACAAATGAAATTTACTATCACAAGATTACTATTTGGGTTTGAGCTCCAACACAGGTATCAAACAAAAAAGCACAATCAAGTTTCCttaattcaaaagaaaaaaaattgccaCGTACTGAAGCATTGAACATCAAAGCAAAGATTCAGCATAACTTGTGAGTGCATGGCATGTCTGAAAAGCATATCCTTCTTTTTGACTATTGGACTTCACAGTTCACACCAATTCAGGACACATGAGTCAAATTGTAGGCCTAACTGCCTAAGACTACTTCATTAAGGCGAAACCTTTTAACATTACTAATAAATCTGAAAGCATAACCGTATTGAACCGAATCAGTTCCTACCAGATGTTTTCTGTATTACTAGTTGCATATGACAAGGAAATTTGATACTATAGATCTATGGGAGTATATAAATGAGCAATGATGGACAGTTGTAATTCTTTTGCTAAGAGAGGCAAATGATTTCCTTACCTTGTAATAACAACAGGCGTGCCACTAGTTGAAGCCACAATAGCAGCCTGCACTTTAGCTGTCATACCTCCTCTACCCACACGCGACTTGTCCCCAAAAGTAATTTCATTGTGATGCTTCTCTTTAATGTAGGTATGTATGATATTTGA includes:
- the LOC133929002 gene encoding delta-1-pyrroline-5-carboxylate synthase 1-like, whose protein sequence is MATADRARSFMKDVKRIIIKVGTAVVTRHDGRIALGRLGALCEQVKELNAQGYEVIMVTSGAVGVGRQRLKYRKLVNSSFADLQKPQMELDGKACAAVGQSGLMALYDMLFTQLDVSSSQLLVTDSDFKNSDFRERLCETVESLLDLKVIPVFNENDAVSTRKAPYEDSSGIFWDNDSLAGLLAIELKADLLVLLSDVDGLYNGPPSDPQSNIIHTYIKEKHHNEITFGDKSRVGRGGMTAKVQAAIVASTSGTPVVITSGFASQSIVNVLRGEKIGTLFHKDASLWEPSKDVTAREMAVAARECSRRLQNLSSDERKKILLDVADALEASEVLIRTENEADVAAAQDAGYEKSLVARLTMKPGKIASLAKSIRTLANMEDPINQILKRMEVAENLVLEKTSCPLGVLLIVFESRPDALVQIASLAIRSGNGLLLKGGKEAMRSNAILHKVIIGAIPDNVGEKLIGLVTSRDEIADLLKLDDVIDLVIPRGSNKLVSQIKASTKIPVLGHADGVCHVYIDKSADMDMAKQIVIDSKIDYPAACNAMETLLVHKYLMKAPGLDDILLTLKTEGVHVYGGPIAHEVLGLPNAASFHHEYSSMACTVEFVDDVHAAIDHIHRYGSAHTDCIVTTDDKVAQTFLRQVDSAAVFHNASTRFSDGARFGLGAEVGISTGRIHARGPVGVEGLLTTRWILRGSGQVVNCDKDVAYTHKILPLQ